DNA from Nocardioides seonyuensis:
GCGGCGCAGACCCACGCCCGGGGGCTGTGGAACCGCTGCTGGTGACTGCATACTGGCTCCGGTAGATCACGATCGGAGCCCGCATGGCGACCTCTCGCATGCTTCTTCTGCGGAGCGCGCTGGTCGCGGTCGGCCTGCTGATGCTCCTGCTCTACCCGATCAGTGCCGTGTGGCCCTCGGGGTGGGCCTGGCACGAAGGCGCTCCCCACGACTCCCGCTACTTCATGATGATCGTGGGCCTCTACCTCACCCTGGGCGCCTTCCTCGTCAACGCGGCTCGCAACCCATCGGCCCATCTCAGCCTGATCTGGTTCGCTGTGTGGTCCAGCGCCGTCCATGCGGTGATCATGGGCGTGCAGGCCCTCGGGGCCGAGGATCACCGCGGACACCTCTGGGGTGACGTACCCGCGTTGCTGCTGGCGGCGGTGGTGCTGGCCGTGCTCGTGCGGGCGGCGGACCTCGGGCCCG
Protein-coding regions in this window:
- a CDS encoding DUF6632 domain-containing protein, translated to MATSRMLLLRSALVAVGLLMLLLYPISAVWPSGWAWHEGAPHDSRYFMMIVGLYLTLGAFLVNAARNPSAHLSLIWFAVWSSAVHAVIMGVQALGAEDHRGHLWGDVPALLLAAVVLAVLVRAADLGPDRPGEATRR